From Paenibacillus antri:
ATCCATCCGAGCTATGGCTTCGATCACTTGGAGATTTCGGACGAACCGGGTTGTTACGAGGACGCCTATCGGGCATGGGTGCGAGCGAAAGTTCCCGACCAACTGGAGCATCTGAGTTTGGGCCTCCCGCCGGCGACGGAGGATTGGTACCGGATCATGGGGGTGAAGGACGAGATCGTGCATCCCGAGCGGGAGCCGAAACATGCCGTGGCGTTCCCCGGGCGGGACGACGTGACGCATTCGGCCTTCGTGGCCGAGCAAACCGAGGCGTTCCTTGAGCAGCATAGGGACGATACCTGGATGTGCATAGCAGGCTTCTACTCGCCGCATACGCCTTGGGTGGCGCCGCAGCGTTTCTTGGATATGTATGACCCTGAGAAGCTGTCGCTGCCCGATTACCCTCCTCATATTGACCGGTTGCGCACCGATACGCACTTCTCGGATCGGGAGCTTCGATCGGTCAAGCAGGGATACTATGCGATGGTCAGCGAGGTCGATTATTACGTCGGCAAGCTGATGGATCGGCTGGAAGCGCTTGGCATCGCAGACAATACCATTGTGGTCTTTACGTCCGATCACGGCGAGTATCTGGGCGATCATCTTCGTTATCAGAAAGGTTACCCAGGCGAGGACTGTATAAGTCGCGTGCCTTGCATCGTGCGTTGGCCGAGAGGGATTGCAGAGCCGGGCCGTATATTCGACGGTCTCGTGGAAGCGGTGGATGTGTTGCCGACGTTGTTAGAATGTGCGGGCATCCCGGTCCCGCAGGAGTTGCAAGGAACGTCGTTCCGCAAGCTGCTGCGAAATGAGCCGTTCGACGGCAAGCCGGAGGCGCTCATGGAGTTCGGGGGCTGGAAGAGCATCCGGACGCGGAATCACCGTTACCTTTGCGAGGCGGACGGGAAGGAGGCGCTGTTCGACTTGCGCACGGACCCGATGCAGTACTTCAACCTTGCGGACGAATCGGAGCACCGAGAGTTGCTTCATGCGATGCGGAAGCGAATGCTCGTTAGGATGTTGCAGGTGGAACAGCCTCTCCGTCGGACGTGGGTGTATTAACGGGAATGCACCTTCGATAAAACAAGGAAAACAGCTAATCCCAATGATGGGGGTTAGCTGTTTTGCATGAAATCAATCCTCGTCATCCTCGAGTTCGAAGAAGAATATAGAGATCAGCGATCGTACGGAAAAGGAGCCCGTACCGGCTTCGGTGTCGCTGAAGCATTCCCCACCGCAGGAGAGATCGGCACGCCCTCTCGGCCAAACCTGCGGCCTCGCGGCGGCGGGTCCGCCGCGGGAAGCGGGGCGTACCGCGCATCGCGCAGCAGCAACCGCTTATACGCGGCCGCCATCCGCTCCGCGGTGAGCGGCGCTGCGTAATTCCTCGCGCGCTGCACGGCCTCGCGGACGACGTCGACCGGGTCGCGCTGAAACCGGCTGATACA
This genomic window contains:
- a CDS encoding sulfatase family protein; its protein translation is MKRPNILLIYTDQQRWDALGANGNPEIYTPNLDRLAAKGVNMTHYFVQNPICMPSRISFLSGQYPSTLGITHMAVPVPENVVTLPKLVKNYGYVTGNIGKLHFLPHSNRDHRDIHPSYGFDHLEISDEPGCYEDAYRAWVRAKVPDQLEHLSLGLPPATEDWYRIMGVKDEIVHPEREPKHAVAFPGRDDVTHSAFVAEQTEAFLEQHRDDTWMCIAGFYSPHTPWVAPQRFLDMYDPEKLSLPDYPPHIDRLRTDTHFSDRELRSVKQGYYAMVSEVDYYVGKLMDRLEALGIADNTIVVFTSDHGEYLGDHLRYQKGYPGEDCISRVPCIVRWPRGIAEPGRIFDGLVEAVDVLPTLLECAGIPVPQELQGTSFRKLLRNEPFDGKPEALMEFGGWKSIRTRNHRYLCEADGKEALFDLRTDPMQYFNLADESEHRELLHAMRKRMLVRMLQVEQPLRRTWVY